In one window of Kitasatospora sp. MMS16-BH015 DNA:
- the rimO gene encoding 30S ribosomal protein S12 methylthiotransferase RimO, translated as MPERRTVALVTLGCARNEVDSEELAGRLEADGWQLVDDAADADVAVVNTCGFVEAAKKDSVDALLEANDLKGHGRTQAVVAVGCMAERYGKELQDALPEADAVLGFDDYADIAGRLQTILAGGHVEAHTPRDRRKLLPLTPVERQAAAAEVALPGHGAPEDLPEGVAPASGPRTLRKRLDDSPVASIKLASGCDRRCSFCAIPAFRGSFISRRPSDVLQEAQWLAGQGVREVVLVSENNTSYGKDLGDIRLLETLLSEIAAVEGIERVRVSYLQPAEMRPGLIDVMTGTPGVVPYFDLSFQHSAPAVLRKMRRFGNTEQFLQLLGTIRGKAPEAGARSNFIVGFPGETEEDFAELERFITEAGLDAIGVFGYSDEDGTEAATFDGKLPQDVVDERVTKLSRLAEELTAQRAEQRVGSEVTVLVESVEDGVVEGRSAHQAPETDGLTTLLGVEEPVIGRYYRARVVGTEGVDLVAELIGAPEDAYAPAAAAAARTSPEQTSSEQAGSGE; from the coding sequence ATGCCTGAACGCCGTACAGTCGCCCTTGTCACGCTCGGATGCGCCCGCAACGAGGTGGACTCCGAGGAACTCGCCGGGCGTCTGGAGGCCGACGGCTGGCAGCTCGTCGATGACGCCGCCGACGCCGACGTCGCCGTCGTCAACACCTGCGGCTTCGTCGAGGCCGCCAAGAAGGACTCCGTGGACGCCCTCCTGGAGGCCAACGACCTGAAGGGTCACGGCCGCACCCAGGCCGTCGTCGCGGTCGGCTGCATGGCCGAGCGCTACGGCAAGGAGCTCCAGGACGCCCTGCCCGAGGCCGACGCGGTGCTCGGCTTCGACGACTACGCCGACATCGCCGGCCGCCTCCAGACCATCCTGGCCGGCGGCCACGTGGAGGCGCACACCCCGCGCGACCGCCGCAAGCTGCTGCCGCTCACCCCGGTCGAGCGCCAGGCCGCCGCCGCAGAGGTGGCCCTGCCCGGCCACGGCGCCCCGGAAGACCTGCCCGAGGGCGTCGCCCCCGCCTCCGGCCCGCGCACCCTGCGCAAGCGCCTGGACGACAGCCCGGTCGCCTCGATCAAGCTCGCCTCCGGCTGCGACCGCCGCTGCTCCTTCTGCGCCATCCCCGCCTTCCGCGGCTCCTTCATCTCCCGCCGCCCCTCCGACGTGCTCCAGGAAGCCCAGTGGCTGGCCGGGCAGGGCGTCCGCGAGGTGGTGCTGGTCAGCGAGAACAACACCTCCTACGGCAAGGACCTGGGCGACATCCGCCTGCTCGAGACCCTGCTGAGCGAGATCGCGGCCGTCGAGGGCATCGAGCGGGTCCGGGTCAGCTACCTGCAGCCCGCCGAGATGCGCCCCGGCCTGATCGACGTGATGACCGGCACCCCCGGCGTGGTCCCGTACTTCGACCTCTCCTTCCAGCACTCGGCCCCGGCCGTGCTGCGGAAGATGCGCCGCTTCGGCAACACCGAGCAGTTCCTCCAGCTGCTCGGCACGATCCGCGGCAAGGCCCCGGAGGCCGGCGCCCGGTCCAACTTCATCGTCGGCTTCCCCGGCGAGACCGAGGAGGACTTCGCCGAGCTGGAACGGTTCATCACCGAGGCCGGCCTGGACGCGATCGGCGTCTTCGGGTACTCCGACGAGGACGGCACCGAGGCCGCCACCTTCGACGGCAAGCTGCCGCAGGACGTGGTGGACGAGCGGGTCACCAAGCTCTCCCGCCTCGCCGAGGAGCTCACCGCCCAGCGGGCCGAGCAGCGGGTCGGCAGCGAGGTCACCGTGCTGGTCGAGTCGGTGGAGGACGGCGTGGTCGAGGGCCGCTCCGCCCACCAGGCGCCCGAGACCGACGGCCTGACCACCCTGCTGGGCGTCGAGGAGCCGGTGATCGGCCGGTACTACCGCGCCCGGGTGGTGGGCACCGAGGGCGTCGACCTGGTCGCCGAGCTGATCGGCGCCCCCGAGGACGCCTACGCCCCGGCCGCCGCTGCCGCGGCGCGGACCTCCCCGGAGCAGACCTCCTCGGAGCAGGCCGGGAGCGGGGAATGA
- the pgsA gene encoding CDP-diacylglycerol--glycerol-3-phosphate 3-phosphatidyltransferase produces the protein MTKGPGAPAAARPGRPGAAVPPEPGLWNIANLLTMLRLLLVPVFVLLLFAAGGHDPKWRSVAWAAFAVAMITDLFDGELARRMGLVTDFGKIADPIADKAIMGAALIGLSVLGDLPWWVTVVILARELGITLLRFWVIRFGVIPASRGGKLKTLTQGIAVGMYVLALTGWLATGRAVLMGLAVLLTVGTGLDYVGQALRLRREGLAKAREGR, from the coding sequence ATGACCAAGGGGCCTGGCGCCCCCGCAGCCGCGCGCCCCGGCAGACCCGGGGCCGCGGTGCCCCCGGAGCCGGGGCTGTGGAACATCGCCAACCTGCTGACGATGCTCCGGCTGCTCCTCGTACCGGTCTTCGTCCTGCTGCTCTTCGCGGCCGGCGGACACGACCCCAAGTGGCGTTCGGTGGCCTGGGCCGCCTTCGCCGTCGCGATGATCACCGACCTGTTCGACGGCGAGCTGGCCCGTCGGATGGGTCTGGTCACCGACTTCGGCAAGATCGCCGACCCGATCGCCGACAAGGCGATCATGGGCGCGGCGCTGATCGGCCTCTCCGTCCTCGGCGACCTGCCCTGGTGGGTCACCGTGGTCATCCTGGCCCGTGAGCTCGGCATCACCCTGCTGCGCTTCTGGGTCATCCGTTTCGGTGTCATCCCGGCCAGCCGGGGCGGCAAGCTGAAGACGCTCACCCAGGGCATCGCGGTCGGCATGTACGTCCTGGCGCTGACCGGCTGGCTCGCCACCGGGCGGGCCGTCCTGATGGGTCTCGCGGTGCTGCTGACCGTCGGCACCGGTCTCGACTACGTGGGCCAGGCCCTCCGGCTGCGCCGGGAGGGGCTGGCGAAGGCTCGGGAGGGCCGATG
- a CDS encoding RodZ domain-containing protein, which yields MTIGKSPHRDNRRSLAPAEGAVPEPVRAPATEAASIGSVLSAARLRAGLTVDQVSTDTRVRVPIVHAIEEDDFGRCGGDFYARGHIRAIARKVGVDGEALVAQYDAAHGGAPVTQPRGQLLDTGPIKITDHRRPNWTTAMVLAIVAVVGLIGFNLVSGGPSRSTSAGAASAPLPSASAAPATVTPSAQPPAPAPSIAAIAAAPADKVTVKLVAEKDTSWVSALDGAGKSLFQNNLDQGKDQTFTDPKQIKLVIGNAGAVHVYVNGKDLGAAGEDGQVVHLTYTPGDPQAG from the coding sequence GTGACCATCGGCAAGTCCCCCCACCGAGACAACCGCCGATCCCTCGCCCCCGCCGAGGGTGCCGTACCCGAGCCCGTCCGTGCCCCGGCCACCGAGGCCGCGAGCATCGGCTCCGTCCTGTCCGCCGCCCGGCTGCGCGCCGGGCTGACGGTGGACCAGGTCAGCACCGACACCCGCGTCCGGGTGCCGATCGTGCACGCGATCGAGGAGGACGACTTCGGCCGCTGCGGCGGCGACTTCTACGCCCGCGGCCACATCCGGGCGATCGCCCGGAAGGTCGGGGTGGACGGGGAGGCGCTGGTCGCCCAGTACGACGCCGCGCACGGCGGCGCCCCGGTCACCCAGCCCCGCGGCCAGCTGCTCGACACCGGCCCGATCAAGATCACCGATCACCGGCGGCCGAACTGGACCACCGCCATGGTGCTGGCGATCGTCGCCGTGGTCGGCCTGATCGGCTTCAACCTCGTCTCCGGCGGCCCGAGCCGCTCCACCTCGGCCGGTGCCGCCAGTGCCCCGCTGCCCAGCGCCAGCGCGGCCCCGGCCACGGTGACCCCCTCCGCCCAGCCGCCCGCCCCGGCGCCCAGCATCGCGGCGATCGCGGCGGCCCCGGCCGACAAGGTCACCGTCAAGCTGGTCGCCGAGAAGGACACCAGCTGGGTCTCGGCCCTGGACGGCGCCGGCAAGTCGCTCTTCCAGAACAACCTGGACCAGGGCAAGGACCAGACCTTCACGGACCCGAAGCAGATCAAGCTGGTGATCGGGAACGCCGGGGCCGTGCACGTGTACGTCAACGGCAAGGACCTCGGTGCGGCGGGCGAGGACGGCCAGGTGGTGCACCTCACGTACACCCCGGGAGACCCGCAGGCAGGCTGA